One Leishmania panamensis strain MHOM/PA/94/PSC-1 chromosome 24 sequence genomic region harbors:
- a CDS encoding hypothetical protein (TriTrypDB/GeneDB-style sysID: LpmP.24.2120) has product MGHTITRNKPQSEKLKEAIKTNETPSPVTAKRGAQVIAVTHEKVHRIDLDQGLTEEMIEGLTGSSDSSVHSKKKKEALSDWITAANCAERHNVDVLKQHEDSMRALTAMQMARNELRSLSKLRHRRSSRSKDSRGGGSLDTDLHA; this is encoded by the coding sequence ATGGGTCACACAATCACCCGCAACAAACCCCAGtcggagaagctgaaggaggctATTAAGACCAATGAGACACCATCGCCCGTCACCGCTAAAAGAGGCGCGCAGGTGATCGCTGTTACGCACGAGAAAGTGCACAGAATTGACTTGGACCAGGGCCTGACAGAGGAAATGATCGAAGGGCTGACAGGTAGCAGTGACAGCAGCGTTCatagcaaaaaaaagaaggaggcGCTCAGCGACTGGATCACCGCGGCAAACTGCGCTGAGAGACACAACGTGGATGTCTTGAAGCAGCATGAGGACAGCATGCGCGCCCTTACAGCTATGCAGATGGCGAGAAACGAGCTCCGCAGTTTAAGTAAGTTGCGCCACCGTAGATCCTCTAGGTCCAAGGACTCGAGGGGTGGTGGTTCGTTGGACACCGATCTGCACGCCTGA
- a CDS encoding glycerophosphodiester phosphodiesterase, putative (TriTrypDB/GeneDB-style sysID: LpmP.24.2130), translated as MKFALLLSGVGAALGWSYLRHIQLPAGPSRLPWSGVVFGHRGCRGVTGIPENTLEAFRYAAAHGCGGIECDARLTKDNEVVLFHDAFASGHLRGVPPMRRIDELTLFELRQCRFMADPTEKIRVPTLEEAILFCRDNNMRMLIEVKELKRAYLCTDKVLDLYRRYSDYMHDQTTLISFHSGILYHARRVDKKVAVCQLYSTNVVHSWLSQNIDTLPWVLRLCPALWNRVLPFVQERLMPWVAGCSMVGPHYGLFTELSRRRWVTRNICMYLWGFERAEQCTPAMRQPGVCISGDDHYECFVTPKPPPDYDIFGDRQRELEREQEEAYKRLRIDK; from the coding sequence ATGAAGTTCGCACTTTTGCTCAGTGGTGTTGGAGCGGCGTTGGGGTGGTCGTACTTGAGGCACATTCAGCTACCCGCGGGCCCGTCGCGACTCCCGTGGAGCGGCGTGGTGTTCGGGCACCGCGGTTGTCGTGGTGTGACGGGGATACCGGAGAATACACTGGAGGCGTTCCGGTACGCCGCCGCACACGGGTGTGGCGGTATCGAGTGCGACGCTCGCCTCACCAAAGACAACGAAGTCGTCCTCTTTCACGACGCATTCGCCAGCGGCCACCTCCGTGGCGTCCCACCGATGCGCCGCATCGATGAGCTGACGCTGTTtgagctgcggcagtgcagaTTCATGGCCGACCCCACGGAGAAGATTCGCGTTCCAACACTGGAGGAAGCCATATTATTCTGCCGTGACAACAACATGCGCATGCTGATTGAAGTGAAGGAGTTGAAGCGAGCGTACCTGTGCACAGACAAGGTGCTCGACCTCTACCGCCGCTACTCAGACTACATGCACGATCAGACCACCCTTATTTCCTTCCACAGCGGAATCCTCTACCATGCCAGGAGGGTGGACAAGAAGGTTGCTGTGTGCCAGCTCTACTCTACCAATGTGGTGCACTCATGGCTTTCCCAGAACATCGACACGCTGCCGTGGGTACTGCGTCTCTGTCCAGCGCTGTGGAACCGCGTGCTGCCGTTTGTACAAGAGAGGCTAATGCCGTGGGTGGCGGGGTGCTCCATGGTGGGACCGCATTATGGCCTGTTCACCGAGTTGAGCCGCAGGCGGTGGGTTACACGGAATATCTGCATGTATCTATGGGGGTTCGAGCGCGCCGAGCAGTGCACGCCAGCGATGCGGCAGCCAGGTGTGTGCATCTCGGGCGATGACCACTACGAATGCTTTGTAACGCCGAAGCCACCTCCAGACTACGACATATTTGGCGATCGGCAGCGTGAgctggagagagagcaagaggaggcGTACAAGCGCTTGCGCATTGACAAGTGA